The proteins below are encoded in one region of Oncorhynchus nerka isolate Pitt River linkage group LG15, Oner_Uvic_2.0, whole genome shotgun sequence:
- the ahcy gene encoding LOW QUALITY PROTEIN: adenosylhomocysteinase (The sequence of the model RefSeq protein was modified relative to this genomic sequence to represent the inferred CDS: inserted 2 bases in 1 codon) — MEYLGGGVLGEKLQSQRSSSVFITVGCLFVYAWKGMTDEEYVWCIEQTIYWKDGQPLNMILDDSGDLKKYPILLSAVWQVSEGTTTVVHNLYKMMKNGELKVPXVNDSVTKSKFDKLYGCRESLIDGIKRATDVMIDGKVAVVAGYGDVVKGCIQALRGFGARVIVTEVDPINALQAAVEGYEVTTMEEACKEGNIFVTTTGCEDILLGNHCGGHGDDTVQ; from the exons ATGGAGTACTTGGGGGGTGGTGTCCTGGGGGAGAAGTTACAAAGCCAGAGGAGTAGCAGCGTCTTCATCACAGTGGGGTGCTTATTTG TCTATGCCTGGAAGGGGATGACCGACGAGGAGTACGTGTGGTGCATTGAGCAGACCATCTACTGGAAGGACGGCCAGCCCCTCAACATGATCCTGGATGACAGCGGCGACCTCAAGAAGTACCCCATACTGCTGTCAG CTGTGTGGCAA GTGTCTGAGGGGACCACCACAGTGGTGCACAACCTGTACAAGATGATGAAGAACGGCGAGCTCAAGGTCCC GGTCAATGACTCAGTCACCAAG agcaAGTTCGACAAACTGTATGGCTGCAGAGAGTCTCTGATTGACGGGATCAAGCGGGCCACCGACGTGATGATTGATGGAAAGGTGGCGGTTGTTGCCGGCTACGGTGACGTTGTCAAGGGCTGCATCCAGGCCCTCCGTGGGTTCGGTGCCCGCGTCATCGTCACAGAGGTGGACCCCATCAATGCCCTGCAGGCTGCCGTGGAGG GATATGAAGTCACCACCATGGAGGAGGCTTGCAAGGAGGGGAACATCTTTGTGACCACCACTGGCTGTGAGGACATCCTTTTGGGCAA CCATTGTGGAGGCCACGGGGATGACACTGTCCAATAA